The Mus caroli chromosome 1, CAROLI_EIJ_v1.1, whole genome shotgun sequence genome has a window encoding:
- the LOC110303762 gene encoding aquaporin-12 isoform X2, translated as MASLNVSLCFFFATCAICEVTRRASKALLPAGTYASFAREAVGAAQLAACCLEMRVLVELGPWAGGFGPDLLLTLVFLLFLVHGITFDGASANPTVALQEFLMVEASLPNTLLKLSAQVLGAQAACALTQRCWAWELSDLHLLQSLMAAHCSSTLRTSVLQGMLVEGACTFFFHLSLLHLQHSLLVYRVPALALLVTLMAYTGPYTSAFFNPALAASVTFHCTGNTLLEYAHVYCLGPVVGMILAVLLHQGHLPRLFQRNLFYRQKSKYRTPRGKLSPGSVDTKMHKGE; from the exons ATGGCCAGTCTGAATGTgtccctctgtttcttttttgctACCTGTGCCATCTGTGAGGTGACTAGAAGGGCATCTAAAGCCCTGCTCCCAGCAGGTACCTATGCCAGTTTTGCCCGGGAGGCAGTAGGCGCAGCCCAGCTGGCAGCTTGCTGCCTGGAGATGCGAGTGTTGGTGGAGCTTGGCCCCTGGGCAGGGGGCTTCGGGCCCGACCTGTTGCTGACCCTCGTCTTCCTGCTTTTCCTGGTACATGGGATCACCTTCGATGGGGCCTCCGCCAACCCCACCGTGGCCCTGCAGGAGTTCCTCATGGTGGAGGCATCGCTGCCCAACACTCTGCTGAAACTGTCGGCCCAGGTGCTGGGTGCACAGGCTGCCTGTGCCCTGACCCAGCGCTGCTGGGCCTGGGAGCTCAGCGATCTACACTTACTACAGAGCCTCATGGCTGCACACTGCAGCTCGACCCTGCGTACATCCGTGCTGCAGGGCATGCTCGTGGAGGGTGCCTGCACCTTCTTCTTCCATCTGAGCCTCCTCCACCTGCAGCACAGCCTTCTTGTCTACAGGGTGCCTGCCCTGGCCCTGCTGGTCACTCTCATGGCCTACACAG GGCCCTACACATCTGCCTTCTTCAATCCTGCCCTGGCTGCCTCTGTCACATTCCACTGCACTGGGAACACCTTGCTGGAGTATGCCCATGTGTACTGCCTGGGTCCTGTTGTAG GGATGATCCTGGCTGTCCTCCTCCATCAGGGCCACCTTCCCCGCCTTTTCCAGAGAAATCTGTTCTACCGGCAGAAAAGCAAATACCGAACTCCCAGGGGGAAGCTGTCCCCAGGTTCTGTGGATACCAAGATGCACAAAGGGGAGTAG
- the LOC110303762 gene encoding aquaporin-12 isoform X1 — MASLNVSLCFFFATCAICEVTRRASKALLPAGTYASFAREAVGAAQLAACCLEMRVLVELGPWAGGFGPDLLLTLVFLLFLVHGITFDGASANPTVALQEFLMVEASLPNTLLKLSAQVLGAQAACALTQRCWAWELSDLHLLQSLMAAHCSSTLRTSVLQGMLVEGACTFFFHLSLLHLQHSLLVYRVPALALLVTLMAYTAGPYTSAFFNPALAASVTFHCTGNTLLEYAHVYCLGPVVGMILAVLLHQGHLPRLFQRNLFYRQKSKYRTPRGKLSPGSVDTKMHKGE; from the exons ATGGCCAGTCTGAATGTgtccctctgtttcttttttgctACCTGTGCCATCTGTGAGGTGACTAGAAGGGCATCTAAAGCCCTGCTCCCAGCAGGTACCTATGCCAGTTTTGCCCGGGAGGCAGTAGGCGCAGCCCAGCTGGCAGCTTGCTGCCTGGAGATGCGAGTGTTGGTGGAGCTTGGCCCCTGGGCAGGGGGCTTCGGGCCCGACCTGTTGCTGACCCTCGTCTTCCTGCTTTTCCTGGTACATGGGATCACCTTCGATGGGGCCTCCGCCAACCCCACCGTGGCCCTGCAGGAGTTCCTCATGGTGGAGGCATCGCTGCCCAACACTCTGCTGAAACTGTCGGCCCAGGTGCTGGGTGCACAGGCTGCCTGTGCCCTGACCCAGCGCTGCTGGGCCTGGGAGCTCAGCGATCTACACTTACTACAGAGCCTCATGGCTGCACACTGCAGCTCGACCCTGCGTACATCCGTGCTGCAGGGCATGCTCGTGGAGGGTGCCTGCACCTTCTTCTTCCATCTGAGCCTCCTCCACCTGCAGCACAGCCTTCTTGTCTACAGGGTGCCTGCCCTGGCCCTGCTGGTCACTCTCATGGCCTACACAG CAGGGCCCTACACATCTGCCTTCTTCAATCCTGCCCTGGCTGCCTCTGTCACATTCCACTGCACTGGGAACACCTTGCTGGAGTATGCCCATGTGTACTGCCTGGGTCCTGTTGTAG GGATGATCCTGGCTGTCCTCCTCCATCAGGGCCACCTTCCCCGCCTTTTCCAGAGAAATCTGTTCTACCGGCAGAAAAGCAAATACCGAACTCCCAGGGGGAAGCTGTCCCCAGGTTCTGTGGATACCAAGATGCACAAAGGGGAGTAG